GggccagcctggctaaaacacttcacattatatagtaacatagagctatggaccagcctgactaaaacacttcacattatatagtaacagagctatggaccagcctggctaaaacacttcacattatatagtaacagagctatggaccagcctggctaaaacacttcacattatatagtatcatagagctatggaccagcctggaccagcctggctaaaacacttcacattatatagtaacagagctatggaccagcctggaccagcctggctaaaacacttcacattatatagtaacagagctatgtaccagcctggaccagcctggctaaacacttcacattatatagtaacatagagctatggaccagcctggctaaaacacttcacattatatagtaacatagagctatggaccagcctgactaaaacacttcacattatatagtaacagagctatggaccagcctggctaaaacacttcacattatatagtaacagagctatggaccagcctggctaaaacacttcacattatatagtaacagagctatggaccagcctggaccagcctggctaaaacacttcacattatatagtacagagctatggaccagcctggaccagcctggctaaaacacttcacattatatagtaacagagctatggaccagcctggaccagcctggctaaaacacttcacattatatagtaacagagctatggaccagcctggaccagcctggctaaaacacttcacattatatagtaacagagctatggaccagcctggaccagcctggctaaaacacttcacattatatagtaacagagctatggaccagcctggctaaaacacttcacattatatagtaacagagctatggacccagcctggaccagcctgactaaaacacttcacattatatagtaacagagctatggaccagcctggaccagcctggctaaaacacttcacattatatagtaacagagctatggaccagcctggaccagcctgactaaaaacacttcacattatatagtaacagagctatggaccagcctgactaaacacttcacattatatagtaacagagctatggaccagcctggaccagcctggctaaaacacttcacattatatagtaacagagctatggaccagcctggctaaaacacttcacatatatagtaacatagagctatgaccagcctggaccagcctggctaaaacaccttcacattatatagtaacagcgctatggaccagcctgactaaaacacttcacattatatagtaacagaactatggaccagcctggaccagcctgactaaaacacttcacattatatagtaaacagagctatggaccagcctgactaaaacacttcacattatatagtaacagagctattgacccagcctggaccagcctggctaaacacttcacattatatagtacagagctatggaccagcctggctaaacacttcacattattataaacagagctatggaccagcctgactaaacacttcacatatatagtaccagagtatggaccagcctggaccagcctgactaaaacacttcacattatatagtaacagagctatggaccagcctgactaaaacacttcacatttatatagtaacagagctatggaccagcctggctaaaacacttcacattatatagtaacagagctatggaccagcctggctaaaacacttcacattatagtaacagagctatggaccagcctgataaaacacttcacattatatagtaacagagctatggaccagcctggctaaaacacttcacattatatagtaaacagagctatggaccagcctggctaaaacacttcacattatatagtaacagagctatggaccgcctggaccagcctgactaaaacacttcacattatatagtaacagagctatggaccagcctgactaaaacacttcacattatatagtaacagagctatggaccagcctggaccagcctggctaaaacacttcacattatatagtaacagagctatggaccagcctggaccagcctggctaaaacacttcacattatatagtaacagagctatggaccagcctggctaaaacacttcacattatatagtaacagagctatggaccagcctgggctaaaacacttcacattatatagtaacagagctatggaccagcctggaccagcctggctaaaacacttcacattatatagtaacagagctatggaccagcctggctaaaacacttcacattatatagtaacagagctatggacccagcctggctaaaacacttcacattatatagtaacagagctatggaccagcctggaccagcctggctaaaaaccacttcacattatatagtaacagagctatggaccagcctgctaaacacttcacattatatagtaacagagctatggaccagcctggaccagcctggctaaaacacttcacatttatatagtaacagagctatggaccagcctggctaaaacacttcacattatatagtaacagagctatggaccagcctggctaaaacacttccacattatatagtaacagagctatggaccagcctgactaaaacacttcacattatatagtaacagagctatggaccagcctggaccagcctggctaaaacacttcacattatatagtaacagagctatggaccagcctggctaaaacacttcacattatatagtaacagagctatggaccagcctggctaaaacacttcacattatatagtaacagagctatggaccagcctggctaaaacacttcacattatatagtaacagagctatggaccagcctgactaaaacacttcacattatatagtaacagagcctATGGACCTTCACAATCAATGACTTGCTGTGCTGTAGGATGTTATTTCCCTGACAGGATGACCTCTAATGCTCTCTtctttcttctccctccccccctctctcctttcccttcccctctctcagaTATTCCAGACCAgtgctctccatctccctgtaaTCCTCGAGGTACGGTGCGCTGTGAGGACCAAAAGGGCGACTTCCTCTGCCACTGCTTCACTGGCTGGACAGGAGTCCGTTGTGAGAAAGGTACTGTGACACGATCTACAGAAACTCAGTGGATTGGTCCACGTTGCAGGTACTGTGACACGATCTACAGAAATTCAGTGGATTGGTCCACGTTACAGCCCACTGGCTGGACAGGAGTCCGTTGTGAGAAAGGTACTGTGACACGATCTACAGAAACTCAGTGGATTGGTCCACGTTGCAGCCCACTGGCTGGACAGGAGTCCGTTGTGAGAAAGGTACTGTGACACGATCTACAGAAACTCAGTGGATTGGTCCACGTTGCAGCCTACTGGCTGATCCACCAATCACCTGGcgtcataaataactactcattactAGTTGgagatcagtcagtcacaatttacccacaATCCCTGATGTGATGCTGAGGAATAGGACCAGTGTATTGGGGACATAGAGTCTGGCCACATGGCCAGGGAGAAGGCTACTGTGTTATTGTTTCGTCACACATACAAAGTGACAGaggtggggacagagaggattTTCTACAGTGTCACACTCTCCAGAATGTGACAATGATCGGTACAGGGTGAGTCCTGTCTGACCTTGACTTGGACAGACAGTGACGAAGCATCTCCatccaacacagacacacacactccgtccCTGGAGTGCCACTGGGCTCTGTGTGAGTTGTctgtatgtctcctctctctctctctcctctgtctctctctgtttgtcggtCGGTCAATATGGACTGGATGTGCAGGAAGTGAACAGGTCACATGTAGAGCAGAATGAGAAGTCACATGACCCTGCGAAGAGAAGGTCAGCGCTGGCTGGTTACAGGGGCTGGTGACCTGtctctgcgggggggggggggggggctggtgacCTCTGTCTGGGGGGGACTCCATCTCTCACTATTCTGTGGTGACTCATCCTGCCACCCAGCCGTTGGTCGGCGGGGGAAGCCAGAACACAACGTGTCTGACTGACTCTGAGGCGGAGGCTTTTCCACtggccaaccacacacacacagaaaccattCAGCTCATCAGAGCTGTCACTCTAAGCCGCGGAaaagagacgtgtgtgtgtgtgatttatttagTTAAAGACGATGGATAAACGTTTTAATCAGAACTCACATTAGTGTCATGTGACACTTGGCTACGTTCAATGTAGTTGATGGATAAAGTGATTGGTTCATATTGTCAcgtcctctgtgtctctcctgtgATTGGCAGATGTCAACGAGTGCATCAAGAAGAATGGAGGATGTAACCACGAGTGTAACAACACTATGGGTAGCTACCATTGCTCCTGTCACCGCGGTTACATGCTGGTCGGACCCCAGAGGTGTAACGGtaagaagagacacacacacacacaccttacctgAAGGAACTATTGAACTgtccttactgtgtgtgtgtgtgtgtgtgtgtgtgtttcagacgtGGATGAGTGCCAGGATCCAGGTATGTGTGGGACAGCGAGGTGTGTGAACCAGGATGGAGCCTATGACTGTCTGTGTGAGACGGGATATGTTTACGACAACAACACCAAGACCTGCCTAGGTGAGCACTACACCAAAAACACACTACTCAGTActgacacattatatacaccaaGACCTGCCTAGGTGAGCACTACACCAAAAACACTCTACTCAGTActgacacattatatacaccaaGACCTGCCTTGGTGAGCACTACACCAAAAACACACTACTCAGTActgacacattatatacaccaaGACCTGCCTTGGTGAGCACTACACCAAAACACACTACTCAGTActgacacattatatacaccaaGACCTGCCTAGGTGAGCACTACACCAAAAACACACTACTCAGTActgacacattatatacaccaaGACCTGCCTTGGTGAGCACTACACCAAAAACACTCTACTCAGTACTGACACATTATATAACACCAAGACCTGCCTAGGTGAGCACTACACCAAAACACACTACTCAGTActgacacattatatacaccaaGACCTGCCTTGGTGAGCACTACACCAAAAACACACTACTCAGTActgacacattatatacacaagACCTGCCTAGGTGAGCACTACACCAAAAACACACTACTCAGTActgacacattatatacaccaaGACCTGCCTAGGTGAGCACTACACCAAAAACACACTACTCAGTActgacacattatatacaccaaGACCTGCCTAGGTGAGCACTACACCAAAAACACACTACTCAGTActgacacattatatacaccaaGACCTGCCTAGGTGAGCACTACACCAAAAACACACTACTCAGTACTGACACATTTATACACCAAGACCTGCCTTGGTGAGCACTACACCAAAACACACTACTCAGTACTGACACATTATATACATGTAATACATACTATAatgtataatacactatatacagagcattcagaaagtattcagaccccttgactttttccacattttgttacgttacagccttgttctaaaattgattgatgACATACGGTTTTatttttaatctacacacaataccccataatgacatcacaataccccataatgacatcacaatacccataatgacatcacaatacccataatgacaaagtcaaaacaggtttttagaatatttgcaaatgtattgaaaataaaaaacagataccttaatTTCAGACTTTTGTTATGAGACttaacattgagctcaggtgcatctgtttccattgatcatcctagagatgtttctacaacttgattggagtctacctgtggtgaattacattgattggacatgatttggaaaggcacacaccggtctatataaggtcccacagttgacagagcatgtcaaCGGCATTGTACGTGGCGCTCTGAgacggattgtgtcgaggcacagatctggggaagttaaccaacacatttctgcagcattgaaggtccccaagaacacagtggcctccatcattcttaaatggaagatgtttggaatcaccaagactcttcctagagctggacacccggccaaacttagcaatcgggggagaagggccatggtcagggaggtgccaagaacccaatggtcactctaacagagctccagagttcctctgtggagatgggaggccttccagaaggacaac
Above is a genomic segment from Oncorhynchus kisutch isolate 150728-3 unplaced genomic scaffold, Okis_V2 scaffold3945, whole genome shotgun sequence containing:
- the LOC116372151 gene encoding growth arrest-specific protein 6, with the translated sequence MQLTEILGSGTFLILLLVSWSDSLSLSPEEANQFLRRHRRANHVFEETKQGHLERECVEEKCSKEEAREVFENDPETDYFFPKYLACMEKFGDTDKKKQDLITCVHNIPDQCSPSPCNPRGTVRCEDQKGDFLCHCFTGWTGVRCEKDVNECIKKNGGCNHECNNTMGSYHCSCHRGYMLVGPQRCNDVDECQDPGMCGTARCVNQDGAYDCLCETGYVYDNNTKTCLGEHYTKNTLLSTDTLYTPRPA